One Helianthus annuus cultivar XRQ/B chromosome 12, HanXRQr2.0-SUNRISE, whole genome shotgun sequence genomic region harbors:
- the LOC110894054 gene encoding solute carrier family 25 member 44: MSLGAAEDDSGTEIHLPADIDWEMLDKSKFFFLGAALFSGVSGMLYPMVVLKTRKQVITKDVSCVKLAVSILRSEGCRGFYRGFGTSLVGTIPARSLYMGALEMTKSNVGCVTVKMGFSEAKAAAIANAAAGVSAAMAAQLVWTPIDVVSQRLMVQGGNSAVRYNGGVDAFRKIIRTDGVRGLYRGFGISILTYAPCNAVWWTAYSMGHRAVWGGIGCYYLKKEGDGGGVGGGGVGFTPDSKAIVAVQGLSAAMASGFSAVITMPLDTIKTRLQVLDGEGSNGRLSIGQTVKNLVKEGGLSACYRGLGPRWASMSLSATTMITTYEFLKRLSTKNQDCHI; encoded by the coding sequence ATGAGTTTGGGAGCGGCGGAGGATGATTCAGGGACGGAGATTCATCTCCCGGCTGACATTGATTGGGAGATGCTGGATAAATCGAAGTTTTTCTTTTTAGGGGCTGCGCTGTTCTCGGGTGTATCAGGGATGTTGTATCCGATGGTGGTGTTGAAAACGCGGAAGCAAGTGATTACGAAAGATGTGTCTTGTGTTAAACTGGCGGTTTCGATATTGAGGAGTGAAGGGTGTAGGGGGTTTTATAGAGGGTTTGGGACTTCGTTGGTGGGTACGATACCGGCTAGATCACTTTACATGGGGGCGTTGGAGATGACGAAGAGTAATGTGGGGTGTGTGACGGTGAAGATGGGGTTTTCGGAGGCGAAAGCGGCTGCTATCGCGAATGCTGCGGCGGGGGTTAGTGCAGCGATGGCGGCACAGTTGGTTTGGACGCCGATTGATGTTGTGAGCCAGAGGCTAATGGTTCAAGGTGGAAACAGTGCAGTTAGATACAATGGCGGTGTTGACGCCTTTAGGAAGATTATCCGAACCGACGGGGTTCGTGGGTTGTACAGGGGATTCGGGATTTCAATCCTGACGTATGCACCGTGTAACGCTGTGTGGTGGACGGCTTACTCCATGGGTCATAGGGCGGTTTGGGGTGGGATCGGTTGTTACTATTTGAAGAAAGAGGGAGATGGTGGCGGCGTTGGTGGTGGTGGGGTTGGATTTACGCCAGATTCAAAGGCGATAGTGGCGGTGCAGGGGTTAAGTGCCGCCATGGCTAGTGGGTTTTCAGCGGTGATCACAATGCCGTTGGATACAATCAAGACGAGACTACAAGTTTTAGACGGTGAAGGTAGTAACGGGAGGCTGAGTATCGGGCAGACGGTTAAAAATTTGGTGAAGGAAGGTGGATTGAGTGCTTGTTACAGAGGATTGGGCCCAAGATGGGCTTCAATGTCTCTGTCTGCAACTACAATGATCACCACCTATGAATTCCTCAAGAGGctttcaaccaagaatcaagatTGCCATATATAA
- the LOC110892409 gene encoding ankyrin repeat-containing protein NPR4 isoform X2: MEKLLYEASLEGNINILLMLLQEDPLILDRVTIDRHGDTPLHIASMLGHVDFVNEVITRKPHLAMERDSQKRVPLHIASAKGHVEIVKLLLSANPETCLARDRDGGNPVHLAAVKGHREVVKELVQAQPHAARAMVQQDTILHLCVKHNQPEVLKLLVETMDDHEFINTKDADGNTILHLAVADKQTINFLLLNTTIEVNVTNTNGETSMDILAQLHRDLFYQQIMQSLTRAGAVEANTRGSRRQVPRASRTNTGFDRILEYHTKPTSLIYLKEEQPEKEDWLNRKRSSLMVVASLIATMAFQAGTNPPSGVWQDDDSSHQAGFAIMAYKHVTLYHIFLVCNTVDFVSTFSIILLLISGLPFLKHKVFLWILMVIMWIATTSMSITYLVSILVTKPTPQSKTFKQVAGGIVLVWIGLMTLLVVGHTIRLIAVATRKFQNLVLPRKRTIISPVGNWA, from the exons ATGGAGAAACTTCTTTATGAAGCATCACTAGAAGGAAACATAAACATCTTGCTAATGTTGCTCCAAGAAGATCCATTGATTCTTGATAGAGTTACCATAGACCGCCATGGTGACACGCCTCTACACATTGCATCCATGCTCGGACATGTGGATTTTGTGAACGAGGTTATAACCCGAAAGCCCCACCTTGCTATGGAACGTGATTCACAAAAACGTGTGCCTCTTCATATAGCATCCGCTAAAGGCCATGTAGAAATAGTTAAACTGCTGCTATCGGCTAACCCTGAGACTTGCCTTGCGCGTGACCGTGATGGGGGAAACCCTGTTCATCTTGCAGCCGTTAAAGGACACCGTGAAGTCGTTAAAGAGCTGGTGCAAGCTCAACCTCATGCAGCTAGAGCCATGGTACAACAAGACACCATCTTGCACTTGTGTGTGAAACACAACCAACCGGAGGTTTTGAAGCTTTTAGTAGAGACTATGGATGATCATGAGTTTATAAACACTAAAGATGCTGATGGCAATACCATACTACACCTAGCTGTTGCTGACAAACAA ACCATAAACTTCTTGCTACTCAACACAACAATAGAAGTGAATGTAACAAACACGAATGGCGAAACTTCTATGGATATACTGGCCCAACTTCACAGAGATTTGTTCTATCAACAAATCATGCAGTCGTTAACAAGAGCAGGAGCGGTCGAGGCAAATACACGAGGTTCTCGTAGACAAGTCCCAAGAGCTTCAAGAACCAACACGGGTTTTGACAGAATACTAGAGTATCATACAAAACCGACATCTCTCATTTATTTAAAAGAAGAACAACCAGAAAAAGAAGACTGGCTTAACAGAAAGCGAAGTTCTTTGATGGTCGTGGCATCATTGATCGCGACGATGGCCTTTCAAGCAGGTACTAATCCTCCGAGTGGCGTTTGGCAAGACGACGATTCAAGCCATCAGGCTGGATTTGCTATCATGGCATACAAACATGTAACTTTATACCACATCTTTCTGGTTTGCAACACTGTGGACTTTGTTTCGACTTTTAGCATTATCTTGTTGCTTATTAGTGGACTACCCTTTTTGAAGCATAAGGTTTTCTTGTGGATTCTAATGGTTATTATGTGGATTGCTACAACTTCTATGTCTATCACTTATTTGGTTTCTATATTGGTTACAAAACCAACACCCCAGTCAAAGACATTCAAGCAAGTTGCAGGAGGTATTGTGCTAGTATGGATAGGGTTGATGACTCTTCTGGTTGTCGGACACACCATTCGGCTAATCGCAGTCGCTACTAGGAAGTTTCAAAATCTAGTGCTGCCTAGAAAGAGGACCATCATAAGTCCAGTTGGCAACTGGGCATAA
- the LOC110892409 gene encoding ankyrin repeat-containing protein NPR4 isoform X1 yields MEKLLYEASLEGNINILLMLLQEDPLILDRVTIDRHGDTPLHIASMLGHVDFVNEVITRKPHLAMERDSQKRVPLHIASAKGHVEIVKLLLSANPETCLARDRDGGNPVHLAAVKGHREVVKELVQAQPHAARAMVQQDTILHLCVKHNQPEVLKLLVETMDDHEFINTKDADGNTILHLAVADKQVQTINFLLLNTTIEVNVTNTNGETSMDILAQLHRDLFYQQIMQSLTRAGAVEANTRGSRRQVPRASRTNTGFDRILEYHTKPTSLIYLKEEQPEKEDWLNRKRSSLMVVASLIATMAFQAGTNPPSGVWQDDDSSHQAGFAIMAYKHVTLYHIFLVCNTVDFVSTFSIILLLISGLPFLKHKVFLWILMVIMWIATTSMSITYLVSILVTKPTPQSKTFKQVAGGIVLVWIGLMTLLVVGHTIRLIAVATRKFQNLVLPRKRTIISPVGNWA; encoded by the exons ATGGAGAAACTTCTTTATGAAGCATCACTAGAAGGAAACATAAACATCTTGCTAATGTTGCTCCAAGAAGATCCATTGATTCTTGATAGAGTTACCATAGACCGCCATGGTGACACGCCTCTACACATTGCATCCATGCTCGGACATGTGGATTTTGTGAACGAGGTTATAACCCGAAAGCCCCACCTTGCTATGGAACGTGATTCACAAAAACGTGTGCCTCTTCATATAGCATCCGCTAAAGGCCATGTAGAAATAGTTAAACTGCTGCTATCGGCTAACCCTGAGACTTGCCTTGCGCGTGACCGTGATGGGGGAAACCCTGTTCATCTTGCAGCCGTTAAAGGACACCGTGAAGTCGTTAAAGAGCTGGTGCAAGCTCAACCTCATGCAGCTAGAGCCATGGTACAACAAGACACCATCTTGCACTTGTGTGTGAAACACAACCAACCGGAGGTTTTGAAGCTTTTAGTAGAGACTATGGATGATCATGAGTTTATAAACACTAAAGATGCTGATGGCAATACCATACTACACCTAGCTGTTGCTGACAAACAAGTTcag ACCATAAACTTCTTGCTACTCAACACAACAATAGAAGTGAATGTAACAAACACGAATGGCGAAACTTCTATGGATATACTGGCCCAACTTCACAGAGATTTGTTCTATCAACAAATCATGCAGTCGTTAACAAGAGCAGGAGCGGTCGAGGCAAATACACGAGGTTCTCGTAGACAAGTCCCAAGAGCTTCAAGAACCAACACGGGTTTTGACAGAATACTAGAGTATCATACAAAACCGACATCTCTCATTTATTTAAAAGAAGAACAACCAGAAAAAGAAGACTGGCTTAACAGAAAGCGAAGTTCTTTGATGGTCGTGGCATCATTGATCGCGACGATGGCCTTTCAAGCAGGTACTAATCCTCCGAGTGGCGTTTGGCAAGACGACGATTCAAGCCATCAGGCTGGATTTGCTATCATGGCATACAAACATGTAACTTTATACCACATCTTTCTGGTTTGCAACACTGTGGACTTTGTTTCGACTTTTAGCATTATCTTGTTGCTTATTAGTGGACTACCCTTTTTGAAGCATAAGGTTTTCTTGTGGATTCTAATGGTTATTATGTGGATTGCTACAACTTCTATGTCTATCACTTATTTGGTTTCTATATTGGTTACAAAACCAACACCCCAGTCAAAGACATTCAAGCAAGTTGCAGGAGGTATTGTGCTAGTATGGATAGGGTTGATGACTCTTCTGGTTGTCGGACACACCATTCGGCTAATCGCAGTCGCTACTAGGAAGTTTCAAAATCTAGTGCTGCCTAGAAAGAGGACCATCATAAGTCCAGTTGGCAACTGGGCATAA
- the LOC118484788 gene encoding ankyrin repeat-containing protein ITN1-like has protein sequence MERMEKLLYEASLEGNINILQMLLQKDPLILDKATLNQHDDMPLHIASMLGHIGFVKEILTRKPKLCMECDSQRRLPLHIASAKGHVDIVKALLSANPETCTARDRDGRNALHVAAVKGQCEVVKVLVQAQPHAARAMVQQETILHLCVKHNQLEVLKLLIETMGDHEFVNTKDSHGNTILHLAVADKQIETVNFLLLNTTVEMNASNTNGETAMDILAQGPRDTKDQQIKRCLMRAGETETKKEIFLRQIPQNPRSQIGDENMRRYDTPRLKKESKNNDDWLDKKRNTLMVVASLIATMAFQAGTNPPSGVWQDNSIAQAGSAVMLYNHPNYYHTFLVCNTVAFVSTLSIILLLISGLPFLRHKVFLWILMVIMWIATTSMSISYAVAISVLTPKPEAQTFKNVVNGVVLVWIGLMTLLVGGHAIRLMEIFHKLPNSRKKAILGPIIMDHT, from the exons ATGGAGAGAATGGAGAAACTTCTTTATGAAGCATCACTAGAAGGAAACATAAACATCTTGCAAATGTTGCTCCAAAAAGATCCACTAATTCTTGATAAAGCTACCCTAAACCAGCATGATGACATGCCTCTACATATTGCATCTATGCTTGGacacattggttttgtgaaagaGATCTTAACCCGAAAGCCGAAACTCTGTATGGAATGCGATTCGCAAAGACGCTTGCCACTTCATATAGCATCTGCTAAAGGCCATGTGGATATAGTTAAAGCGTTGTTATCGGCTAACCCTGAGACTTGTACTGCACGCGACCGCGATGGGAGAAACGCGCTTCATGTTGCAGCCGTTAAAGGACAGTGTGAAGTTGTGAAAGTGTTGGTGCAAGCTCAACCTCATGCGGCTAGAGCCATGGTGCAGCAGGAGACCATCTTGCACTTGTGTGTGAAGCATAACCAACTAGAGGTTTTGAAGTTGTTAATAGAGACTATGGGTGATCATGAGTTTGTAAACACTAAAGATTCTCATGGCAATACTATACTACATCTTGCTGTTGCTGACAAACAAATTGAG ACAGTAAACTTCTTGCTATTGAATACAACGGTAGAAATGAACGCGTCAAACACCAACGGGGAAACAGCGATGGATATATTGGCTCAAGGTCCTAGAGATACGAAAGATCAACAGATCAAACGATGTCTAATGCGTGCAGGAGAGACTGAAACGAAAAAAGAAATTTTTCTTAGACAAATTCCTCAAAATCCCAGAAGCCAAATAGGGGATGAGAACATGAGGCGTTATGACACACCGCGGTTAAAAAAAGAGTCGAAGAACAATGATGATTGGTTAGACAAGAAGAGAAACACTTTGATGGTTGTGGCATCATTGATAGCAACCATGGCCTTTCAAGCAGGCACTAATCCTCCGAGTGGCGTTTGGCAAGACAACTCAATCGCGCAGGCTGGATCGGCTGTCATGTTATACAATCATCCGAATTATTACCATACGTTTCTAGTTTGCAACACGGTGGCCTTTGTTTCGACTCTTAGCATCATCTTGTTGCTTATTAGTGGATTACCTTTTTTAAGGCATAAGGTTTTCTTGTGGATTCTAATGGTTATTATGTGGATTGCTACTACCTCTATGTCAATCAGTTATGCAGTTGCCATATCGGTTTTGACACCAAAACCCGAGGCACAGACATTTAAGAACGTAGTAAATGGTGTCGTGTTGGTTTGGATTGGCTTGATGACATTACTAGTTGGGGGACACGCCATTCGGCTGATGGAAATCTTCCATAAGTTACCAAACTCTAGAAAGAAGGCCATCTTGGGTCCAATTATCATGGACCATACTtaa